In Macrotis lagotis isolate mMagLag1 chromosome 8, bilby.v1.9.chrom.fasta, whole genome shotgun sequence, a single genomic region encodes these proteins:
- the RMI2 gene encoding recQ-mediated genome instability protein 2 yields MASETPCSGSSRSRGPGPSVRLPAAPPFKLLAGQLRRRALGGPGAWQLAREPAGRAPLELAAVWMQGRVLEAAEQGDWARLRDSSGSFTVRGLDRVPKGKPCLAPGNYVMVMGVIQTCNPEPCLQAVKMTDLSENPIHESMWELEVEDLHRNIP; encoded by the exons ATGGCTTCCGAAACTCCCTGTAGCGGCTCGAGCCGCAGCCGAGGTCCCGGCCCGTCGGTGCGGCTCCCCGCGGCTCCCCCGTTCAAGTTGCTGGCGGGGCAGCTGCGGCGCCGCGCCCTAGGAGGCCCCGGGGCCTGGCAGCTGGCCCGGGAGCCGGCGGGCCGGGCTCCGCTGGAGCTAGCGGCCGTGTGGATGCAGGGCCGAGTGCTGGAGGCGGCGGAGCAAGGCGACTGGGCGCGGCTGCGGGACTCGAGCGGCTCCTTCACGGTGCGGGGTCTGGACCGCGTGCCCAAAGGCAAGCCCTGCCTGGCCCCAG GAAATTATGTGATGGTGATGGGAGTCATTCAGACCTGCAACCCTGAACCTTGTCTTCAAGCTGTGAAGATGACAGATCTTTCAGAAAACCCTATACATGAAAGCATGTGGGAACTGGAAGTAGAAGATTTGCACAGGAATATTCCCTAA